A segment of the Bombus huntii isolate Logan2020A chromosome 14, iyBomHunt1.1, whole genome shotgun sequence genome:
TGTATTGTCACGCCTAGTCGCGTTTTTACAATAGGGAATGTGTGAAATATCGATACATATACAAATTACCATCTGACAGAGAATTATAATATAACTGTTATTTAGCTTTAGGTTTAACTCGATCTTTACTTTCAGTTTTAAATTTCCGCTTCGATCGTTCTTAAAGatgtttttgtttgttttcCATAACGATCAAAGAActaatattttgcaaataaatgGCAAGAAAGAATTTGTCCGAATTCTTTTAtacaaaatgataaatattttggGAAAAAGAAGGGGTGATGTTATCGTAGAAGAGAAAGTTGCTATTCAGAGTACTTTACCCAGTGATCTCGGTGGTTTTCTTACCATTTTAATATCGTTCTCGACGTAACCGATTTACCATGATGTTGGGCTAGGATTTTAGCAGTATTTGGTATTACAGTTGACTCATCTTCATTCGGACTCCTATAATTAATTTCCACTAGGGGTGTCTGTAATAAATTCGTCTATAATATAACTGAAATAATGTAGAACATTCAATATCTTGTTTGtgattttatatatagataataatGTTTCCATGTTTCTTGTAGCTTTTTAATAAGGaagatatttgtttaaaagatatacaataaatacataattgtTGATAGAcaaaactttataaaattgtcgatatttaatttttcgcgTAAATTATTAtaggaaatattataaatttctgaAGTGAACACTATTATTATAGCCGTAATTTACCTAAAATAACATTCAGCAGCTCGTTAGAATTTCTGCCAGACAAGGCTAGGTATTTATCACTGTGTTATGATACAGTAATTACTGTGATATTCGAACTAAcgtattcaaatatttttcagtaaTAACCATAATATAACGCTGAAAAGACTATGTCttacacatatatatttatatctgtaTACACATATCCTTATCAGCGACAAACACAATGTAATATAAGTACTTATTAGGAATtcgttattttaattatattacattatttttagCATAAATACTGATTTTTCAGCATACAATTGTATGCTGCAAATTATATATTGCAAACAAAAAATAACAACATAGATAACAGCtgagatataaaaaattgttcttaTCAGTATTATGTCACCTTGtccttttttaatatattactttTCTTACTTTTGCTAACTTTTGTTCAATTATCTCCAGTTAATTGGTATTGTTACATTGTTCGTGTTATGAAATGGATAAAAAGTTTAGTTCGAGAACATGTATTCCTCTGAGTTCAATGCAAGTCAATTTATGCAATACATATGTTTGTAAATGACCACTAACTTTGTTAGACACAATTCTAAAATTACATGTACAAGCAAATAAAACTACGTTACTACAAAAATTGCATATcgtgataaaattgtagatctttatcgttatactaataaaaatgagaaataaaatattccgaGTATGGAGACACCGTGCCATGAATGTACAGTGCAATTTCTCTTGTCATATTTCACGACTATCCATTTCATCAGTGCTAACTTCTTCATTCAAACAATTCCAATTTTCACCAACTAAAAGCGCTTTAATCTCGCTATGTgtttttcctttcgtttccgGTACCCATATGAGCACCATCACAAATGCCACCCAGCATGATGTCGCGAAGCTAAAGGATATCGCATACCATTCTACATTATCGGTAATCACTTGATACAGTTTCGACGCGATAAAACCAATTAAACCATTGAAAATCACAACGATGGCACCAATAATGCCTTTTAGTTCCGCAGGAAATAATTCGCATAGGAGAACATTGGGTAACACTCCTAAACCAACATGAAACGATAGTTGATACCAATTTAAGAAGTAAACGGGAAGAGTAGAGGTGGTGGGGTCGACAAACTTATGTACATCTAAGAAATGATAACCTGCTAGAAGAAGCAATGATATACATGACCCAATCGTAGACAGAAACAAAAGTGTTCTTCTTCCAATATATGCAACTATTACCGTCATTGAATAGCCACATACACAGTGGATAGCCTGGACCAAAATCCTCGCTTCGTGCAGATCGATAGAGGCCTTTTCTCTGCTGATCAATTCTTCCAGGTACCGCGTAAAGGTAGAGTTTCCGCTAAGTTGTTGTGCCATGATCAAGCCAAGCATGATAAACAGAGCATTCCTGTTGCTTCGTTGTAGTAATGCTCGCAGCTTGGTTAAACAGGTATATTTAGTCACACCAATGTATGTCTCAGGTATGTCCGTTGATGCTCGTGAATCCACGTTGGATTGTGTGCGAAAATCGCTTCTGGTTTGTGAGTGTAATTCACTTCTCGTTTGTGGGAGTATTTGGCTGGTGGATGGTCCTCGTATTTCGCTTGCTGATAATCGGTATATTTCGCTTGTGGATGGTCGGTGTATTTCGCTTGCGGATAATCCGTGTATTTCGCTTCTGGATGGTCGGAGTATTTCATTTGTGGGTGGTCGGTGAATTTCGCTTGTGGGTGGTCGGTGTATTTGGCTTGTGGGTGGTCCTTGTATTTCGCATGTGGATTGTCGGTGTATTTGGCTTGTGGGTGATCGGTGTATTTGGCTTGTGGGTGATCGGTGTATTTGGCTTGTGGGTGATCGGTGTATTTGGCTTGTGGATGGTCCTTGTATTTCGCATGTGGATTGTTGGTGTATTTGACTTGTGGATGGTCGGTATATTTCGCTTGTGGATGGTCCTTGTATTTCGCATGTGGATTGCCGGTGTATTTGGCTTGTGGGTGGTCGGTGTATTTGGCTTGTCGATGGTCCTTGTATTTCGCATGTGGATTGTCGGTGTATTTGACTTGTGAATGGCCGGTGTATTTCGCTTGTGGATGGTCTGTGTTTTGCGCTTGTGGATGGTCGGTGTATTTCGCTTGTGGATGATCGGTGTATTTCGCTTGTGGATGGTCCTTGTATTTCGCATGTGGATTGTCGGTGTATTTGGCTTGTGGATGGTCGGTGTATTTGGCTTGTGGATGGTCGGTATATTTGGCTTGTGGGTGGCCGGCGTATTTCGCTTGTGGATGCTCCTTGTATTTCGCATGTGGATTGTCGGTGTATTTGGCTTGTAGGTGGTCGGTGTATTTGGCTTGTGGATGGTCGGTGTATTTGGCTTGTGGATGGTCCTTGTATTTCGCATGTGGATTGTCGGTGTATTTGGCTTGTGGATTGTCGGTGGATTTGACTTGTGGGTGGCCGGCGTATTTCGCTTGTGGATGCTCCATGCATTTCGCATGTGGATTGTCGGTGTATTTGGGTTGTGGTTGGTCGGTGTATTTGGCTTGTGGATGGTCCTTGTATTTCGCTTGCGGATAATCGGTATTTTCCGCTTGTGGATGATCGGTGTATTTCGCTTGCGGATAATGGGTGTTTTTCGCTTGTGGATTGTCGGTGTATTTCACTCGTGGGTGGCCGGTGTATTTCCCTTGTGGATGCTACTTGTATTTCGCATGCGGATTGTTGGTGTATTTGGCTTGTGGTTGGTCGGTGTATTTGGCTTGTGGATGGTCCTTGTATTTCGCTTGCGGATAATCGGTATTTTCCGCTTGTGGATGATCGGTGTATTTCGCTTGCGGATAATGGATGTTTTTCGCTTGTGGATTGTCGGTGTATTTGACTCGTGGGTGGCCGGCATATTTCCCTTGTGGATGCTCCTTGTATTTCGCATGTGGATTGTCGGTGTATTTGGCTTGTGGTTGGTCGGTGTATTTGGCTTGTGGATGGTCCTTGTATTTCGCTTGCGGATAATGGGTATTTTTCGCTTGTGGATGATCGGTGTATTTCGTTTGCGGATAGTGGGTGTTTTTCGCTTGTGGATTGTCGGTGTATTTGGATTGTGGATGGTCGGTGTATTTGGCTTGAGGATGGTCCTTGTATTTCGCATGTGGATTGTCGGTGTATTTGGCTTGTGGGTGGTAGGTGTATTTGGCTTGTGAATGCTCCTTGTATTTCGCATGTGGATTGGCGGTGTATTTGGCTTGTGGATGGTCGGTGTATTTGGCTTGAGGATGGTCCTTGTATTTCGCATGTGGATTGTCGGTGTATTTGGCTTGTGGATGGTCGGTGTATTTGGCTTGTGGATGCTCCTTGTATTTCGCATGTGGATGGTCGGTGTATTTGGCTTGTGGTTGGTCGGTGTATTTGGCTTGAGGATGCTCCTTGTATTTCGCATGCGGATTGTCGGTGTATTTGGCTTGTGGATGGTCGGTGTATTTCGCATGTGGATTGTCGGTGTATTTGGTTTGTGGATGATCGGTGTATTTCGCTTGTGGATGGTCGTTGTAATTCGCTTGTAGATTTTGAGTGTTTTTCGCTTGTGGATGTACGGTGTATTTCACTTGTGGATGGTTGGTGTAATTCGCTTGTGGATTTTGAGTGATTTTCGCTTGTGGATGGTCGGTGTATTTCGCCTGCGAATGATCGGTGTATTTTGCTTGCGGTAGGTAATTGTAATTCGGTTGTGGATTGTGAGTGTAATTTGCGCGTTGATTGTATCAGTAATTCATCTGTGGGTTGCAGGTGTACTTCGTATATGACTGCTGAGTGTATTGCGGGTGTGGATTGTGGGAGTGAATCGCTACTGGATGGTAAGTTTAAATAGGACATGGGTTCTGTGTCTACTACTTTCCAAAAGGAATCTGAGTGTGCTTCGCGTCTTGATTGTGAGGGTAAATCGCTTCTGGATTGTGAAGGTAAATCGCTTCTGGACTGTGGGGGTAAATCGCGTCTTGATTGTGAAGGTAAATCGCTTCTGGATTGGGGGGGTAAGTCACGTCTTGATTGTGAGTGTAAATCGCTCCCGGATTGTTGATGTAATTCGTCTCCGAATTGTTGCTGCAGTTCGTATGCGACTTGATCTCGTAGAGCACCTTGTTCGATTTTCACTTTGCGAGGATCTTCGATGTCTTTGTAGTATGCTATCGACAAACGTGCTTGCTCCTTTTGACCTTTTGCCATCAAGAAATACGGACTTTCGGGGAAGCGCGAGATTGGCAAGAGGGATGCAAAGGATGTTATTACAAGAAGCAGCACCTGTGACTTGTACGTCAGCCAAAGTGCTAGAGCGTAGCTTAGTAGTGTCCCGGAATTTGCGTTCGCTGCGATTAGAGCACCTAGAGATCCTCTGTATTTGATGTCGGCGATTTCTGACACGAACATGGGATTTATCGTGTGGGCAATACCAGCGCCTATACCGAGAGTCACACCAGCAAGGTATAGCTTTGGCACGGATGTTGCTTCGTAGATGATGAACCAGCCTATGGTGAACATTGTGCTGCATACAAGGAGACAGTATTTACGACCGCTGCGATCGGCCAACTGGACAGTCAGAAGTGAACCGATCATCGAACCAAGTACTGTCAAAGAAACGACCCATGAAGATTCGTCCTCTGTTAACATTAGCGGCACGTCGCCGCTTCCAGTCGTTAGGTGGACAAGTGAAGTCTTTGTCCATCCGTTGACTGTACCGGCCAAGCCCATGGTTATCGTTGCTGGAATGAGAAACAGATAATGCTATATATAGCATATGTTAATTGTAGTGCGgttgttttataattacactGCGAATATTCAcgcaaatttgtatttttaatatatactaCTAATTGTtaggtagatgatacatttacactgaacatgtgaatgtgtgtgtgtaagtGTCAGAGGATGTCCAGGTCTCAGGCGAGATAAAAGACGATTGGTAactgttagaagaatctagaaTAGTCTGTTGATAACAAGCGTGCGTGTAAGAAGTTTATCGAcgtcttcagagtgtaatatatatgtatagctgttgtgtgtgaataatgtaaatt
Coding sequences within it:
- the LOC126873395 gene encoding mucin-5AC-like, giving the protein MGLAGTVNGWTKTSLVHLTTGSGDVPLMLTEDESSWVVSLTVLGSMIGSLLTVQLADRSGRKYCLLVCSTMFTIGWFIIYEATSVPKLYLAGVTLGIGAGIAHTINPMFVSEIADIKYRGSLGALIAANANSGTLLSYALALWLTYKSQVLLLVITSFASLLPISRFPESPYFLMAKGQKEQARLSIAYYKDIEDPRKVKIEQGALRDQVAYELQQQFGDELHQQSGSDLHSQSRRDLPPQSRSDLPSQSRRDLPPQSRSDLPSQSRSDLPSQSRREAHSDSFWKVVDTEPMSYLNLPSSSDSLPQSTPAIHSAVIYEAKYTDHPQAKITQNPQANYTNHPQVKYTVHPQAKNTQNLQANYNDHPQAKYTDHPQTKYTDNPHAKYTDHPQAKYTDNPHAKYKEHPQAKYTDQPQAKYTDHPHAKYKEHPQAKYTDHPQAKYTDNPHAKYKDHPQAKYTDHPQAKYTANPHAKYKEHSQAKYTYHPQAKYTDNPHAKYKDHPQAKYTDHPQSKYTDNPQAKNTHYPQTKYTDHPQAKNTHYPQAKYKDHPQAKYTDQPQAKYTDNPHAKYKEHPQGKYAGHPRVKYTDNPQAKNIHYPQAKYTDHPQAENTDYPQAKYKDHPQAKYTDQPQAKYTNNPHAKYNQIHRQSTCEIQGPSTSQIHRPSTSQIHRPPTSQIHRQSTCEIQGASTSEIRRPPTSQIYRPSTSQIHRPSTSQIHRQSTCEIQGPSTSEIHRSSTSEIHRPSTSAKHRPSTSEIHRPFTSQIHRQSTCEIQGPSTSQIHRPPTSQIHRQSTCEIQGPSTSEIYRPSTSQIHQQSTCEIQGPSTSQIHRSPTSQIHRSPTSQIHRSPTSQIHRQSTCEIQGPPTSQIHRPPTSEIHRPPTNEILRPSRSEIHGLSASEIHRPSTSEIYRLSASEIRGPSTSQILPQTRSELHSQTRSDFRTQSNVDSRASTDIPETYIGVTKYTCLTKLRALLQRSNRNALFIMLGLIMAQQLSGNSTFTRYLEELISREKASIDLHEARILVQAIHCVCGYSMTVIVAYIGRRTLLFLSTIGSCISLLLLAGYHFLDVHKFVDPTTSTLPVYFLNWYQLSFHVGLGVLPNVLLCELFPAELKGIIGAIVVIFNGLIGFIASKLYQVITDNVEWYAISFSFATSCWVAFVMVLIWVPETKGKTHSEIKALLVGENWNCLNEEVSTDEMDSREI